The following coding sequences lie in one bacterium genomic window:
- the speB gene encoding agmatinase gives MGARPAFEAGARLVLLGLPYDGTCSFRPGTRFGPAAIRNVSEGIETYCPVCNADLEDVHFADLGDLILPPGDKLETLGLIEQAAGELYSAGVLPAGLGGEHLVTLPLVKAAFKSNPDMVLVQFDAHLDLRDDFLGTKLSHATVIRRISEFVDPSRILQVGPRSGTREEFETAKKFGTYHPDYPTPEALRAWVGDRPLYVTVDLDVLDPSILPGTGTPEPGGVTYQTLQAWICALKGCNWVGWDVVELSPDYDPSQVSTVVSSKIVRTLVLTSLA, from the coding sequence ATGGGTGCCCGGCCGGCCTTCGAAGCGGGTGCCCGTTTGGTGCTCTTAGGGCTTCCGTATGACGGCACCTGCTCGTTCAGACCGGGCACGCGGTTCGGTCCTGCGGCCATCCGGAATGTCTCGGAAGGCATCGAAACGTACTGTCCGGTGTGCAACGCGGATCTGGAAGACGTGCATTTTGCCGACCTCGGAGATCTAATTCTGCCGCCCGGTGACAAGCTTGAGACCTTGGGATTGATTGAACAGGCCGCTGGCGAACTCTATAGCGCAGGGGTCCTGCCCGCTGGGTTGGGGGGTGAGCATCTGGTCACGCTCCCGCTGGTCAAGGCGGCGTTTAAGTCTAATCCGGATATGGTTTTGGTGCAATTTGATGCACATTTGGACTTGCGTGATGATTTCTTGGGTACAAAGTTGAGCCATGCAACGGTTATCCGAAGAATCAGCGAATTTGTGGATCCGTCACGAATCTTGCAGGTTGGGCCGAGGTCCGGCACTCGGGAGGAGTTCGAAACTGCCAAGAAATTTGGAACTTACCACCCCGACTACCCGACACCCGAAGCACTTCGCGCTTGGGTTGGCGACCGACCGCTCTATGTAACTGTTGACTTGGATGTGCTTGACCCATCTATACTTCCGGGAACCGGAACCCCTGAGCCGGGTGGGGTGACCTACCAAACTTTACAGGCCTGGATCTGTGCACTTAAGGGGTGCAATTGGGTGGGTTGGGATGTTGTTGAACTGTCCCCGGACTACGATCCAAGTCAAGTTTCCACAGTTGTTTCCTCCAAAATCGTGCGGACGCTCGTGCTAACGAGCCTCGCATAG
- the speE gene encoding polyamine aminopropyltransferase, protein MELWLTETYGPIRGGWKAGRLLYSKQSQYQLVEVVETERWGRTLVLDGCMMTTERDEFVYHEMLSHPALVTHPAPKSVCVVGGGDGGTVREVLRHPGIERVVLAEIDGDVIDVCREFFPEHTSMLDDPRVDIQVGDGFAYLQAHQGEFDIILSDSTDPIGPGEVLFTQKYFDLAKRALREHGVFVTQSHSPWDQESRLRHIRDVMREFFSQVHWYGAPIPTYPYGWWSFFFASDRVHPMEAAQLERQQLITQSSKYYTPAIHDAAFAVPAFLARELGLSL, encoded by the coding sequence ATGGAACTTTGGCTAACTGAAACATACGGACCCATCCGCGGTGGCTGGAAAGCTGGCCGATTGCTGTACTCCAAGCAGTCCCAGTATCAGTTGGTCGAGGTGGTTGAGACGGAGCGGTGGGGGAGGACACTCGTGCTTGACGGCTGCATGATGACCACCGAGCGTGATGAGTTTGTCTATCACGAAATGCTCTCCCATCCCGCGCTCGTCACGCATCCTGCGCCCAAAAGTGTCTGTGTTGTCGGCGGTGGGGATGGCGGCACGGTGCGCGAAGTCCTCCGGCATCCGGGCATTGAGAGGGTGGTGCTCGCGGAAATTGACGGCGACGTAATTGATGTTTGCCGTGAGTTCTTCCCTGAGCATACCTCTATGTTGGATGATCCTCGAGTGGATATTCAGGTTGGCGACGGGTTCGCCTATCTGCAGGCACACCAGGGAGAGTTCGACATTATCCTCTCCGACTCGACCGACCCGATCGGCCCTGGAGAAGTCCTCTTCACGCAAAAGTATTTCGACTTGGCTAAGCGTGCGTTGCGCGAACACGGCGTGTTTGTCACTCAGTCGCACAGCCCCTGGGATCAGGAATCGAGACTTCGTCACATTCGGGATGTCATGCGCGAGTTCTTTTCACAGGTTCATTGGTACGGCGCGCCGATCCCAACCTACCCTTACGGATGGTGGAGCTTCTTTTTTGCCTCCGACCGGGTGCATCCGATGGAAGCCGCGCAGCTTGAGCGGCAACAGTTGATTACACAGTCGTCAAAATATTACACGCCGGCGATCCACGATGCGGCGTTTGCTGTGCCGGCGTTTCTGGCACGTGAACTCGGTCTGTCGCTGTAA
- a CDS encoding arginine decarboxylase, pyruvoyl-dependent, with protein MIIKTPDKYFLVAGFAEGETELNAFDNALLAAGVGNTNLVRMSSILPPAASKIDPIQLPYGALVPIAYADECSDVPGTVVCAGVALGVTPDPNLPGVIMEHHMTGSEDECRQIVIKKVEAAFKARGWTLADLQVAVTSGKVVKIGAAFAGVVLWA; from the coding sequence ATGATCATTAAGACACCTGACAAGTACTTTCTTGTCGCAGGTTTCGCCGAAGGTGAAACCGAACTGAACGCCTTCGATAACGCGTTATTGGCTGCTGGAGTGGGGAATACAAATCTGGTCCGCATGAGTTCAATTCTGCCGCCTGCCGCCTCGAAGATTGATCCGATACAACTTCCGTATGGAGCCCTTGTGCCGATAGCCTATGCGGATGAATGCAGTGATGTGCCGGGAACGGTTGTTTGTGCCGGAGTCGCACTGGGTGTGACACCGGATCCGAATCTCCCCGGTGTCATCATGGAACATCATATGACGGGTTCGGAAGATGAGTGCCGTCAGATTGTCATTAAGAAGGTTGAAGCCGCATTCAAAGCCCGCGGCTGGACACTGGCCGATCTCCAAGTGGCGGTCACCTCTGGAAAGGTGGTCAAAATTGGAGCTGCCTTCGCAGGTGTCGTCCTTTGGGCATAG